A genomic segment from Drosophila willistoni isolate 14030-0811.24 chromosome 2L unlocalized genomic scaffold, UCI_dwil_1.1 Seg72.1, whole genome shotgun sequence encodes:
- the LOC6637943 gene encoding centrosomin isoform X2: MAGYFRSTSLNNSNDGPSTPFKRYSLASNSGHSFNTCPSVIQDVTMENSYASFDVNRPPGGNQSPMILQGRSVRELEEQISALRKENFNLKLRIYFLEEGQPGGKANSPGGDNLSKQLIDSKVEIELLRKTVADKTELLKDAARAISRHEEIQKKSDMESQALIEQLQQHIRDHQQSSDTSASPMTCRRFKRMETEVQKMEAQLLEADKNYTESKQKIEQMEKTLQERQESLETCEAKIEELAVKNAKLLEQIDQTSESSNQANNNRELGAELADKICELQDAQEKLQERERIHEQACRTIQKLMQKLSSQEKEILKLQSVTKNDDKSSPDVGPTSLRRSLSDTETCSLDISHSLKERLENKIAKHEETIAKLQTEVKKKTANLQNLVNRELWEKNREVERLTQLVAAATQQPVPAAGVDTVQDSGSPAETSFTETEYNRALERNKLLQLKIDVLIKRLGESQETSVLVAKLQHELSSARADAESANKWRLECADVCGVLTNRLEELAGFLNSLLKHKDVLGVLAADRRHAIRKAVDRSLDLSKSLNMTLSITGVSLADQSLSQLCNLSEFLDTEGANVSNRTFNSHEEIHAASSNPNTIENLKAENKALKRELEKEKRRSTNDGGVRKERRSLPLPPQISIDNQSESEAWSEPDRKVSLARIGLEEHSAREPQQKQISESESDAPSCSARQERNKAYGERIAQLEEQIAQRDERILSIQCQLVELDNLYKQEQLRCMDLSQQLEQLRTINEGLTGDLRAIGDQEDQAMIELQRLVDLKTQQIDQLKLAQSTLTADAQVTEMELQAVQQQIAEMQQQHAQAAHEAQDQLSQCQMEAKQKLEQVRRQHQEALERDWVAMAIYQEQAQQLLELQRSLEYHQENEKELKQTLVENELASRSLKKQLDESTLQASKAVMERTKAYNDKMQLEKHLDELKTQLKTLKESQEQQQQQQQLQKKGRSQSSDVSQSGYTSEEVPLSLAPSVSAVVAQRLNNSSPDLGIESDAGRVSSAELSTTQRALLKTVEFKLEQQATQTTKDEQLSPESKKAIATDAAPTQTAHDCAKVDQENAELRRKLTRTKRAFEDTYEKLRLANKAKAQVEKDIKNQILKTHNVLRNVRSNMENEMI; the protein is encoded by the exons ATGGCGGGCTACTTTCGTTCCACCtctttaaataattcaaatgaTGGACCCAGTACACCCTTCAAACGTTACTCCTTAGCCAGTAATTCTGGACATAGTTTCAA cACATGTCCCAGTGTTATTCAAGATGTGACCATGGAAAATTCAT ATGCCAGCTTCGATGTGAATCGACCACCAGGCGGCAATCAATCGCCCATGATCCTTCAGGGGCGCTCTGTGCGTGAGCTTGAGGAACAGATATCTGCTTTACGCAAGGAGAATTTCAATCTAAAGTTACGTATTTACTTTTTGGAAGAGGGTCAGCCGGGCGGCAAAGCGAATAGCCCAGGCGGGGATAATCTGTCAAAACAGTTGATAGACTCAAAAGTTGAGATTGAATTGCTCCGCAAGACTGTGGCGGATAAGACAGAATTGCTGAAAGATGCAGCCAGAGCTATATCGCGTCATGAGGAGATACAAAAGAAATCTGATATGGAGAGTCAGGCTTTGATTGAGCAACTGCAGCAACACATACGCGACCACCAACAATCATCGGACACCAGTGCATCCCCAATGACCTGTCGGAGATTTAAACGCATGGAGACGGAG GTACAAAAAATGGAGGCACAATTGTTGGAAGCTGACAAAAACTATACCGAGTCCAAGCAGAAAATCGAGCAAATGGAAAAGACATTGCAGGAGCGTCAGGAGTCGCTGGAAACGTGTGAAGCGAAGATTGAAGAATTGGCCGTAAAGAATGCCAAACTTCTAGAGCAAATCGACCAGACTTCCGAATCCAGCAATCAGGCAAAT AACAATCGTGAACTTGGCGCCGAGTTGGCCGACAAAATCTGTGAACTTCAAGATGCTCAAGAGAAATTGCAAGAACGTGAACGTATCCATGAGCAGGCCTGTCGCACCATACAGAAGCTAATGCAAAAGTTGAGTAGCCAGGAGAAGGAAATCCTTAAATTGCAGTCCGTTACAAAGAAT GACGACAAATCATCACCAGATGTGGGACCAACTTCATTGCGCAGATCTCTGAGCGATACTGAGACCTGTTCCTTGGACATCTCGCATAGTCTTAAAGAGCgtttggaaaataaaattgccAAACATGAGGAAACTATTGCAAAACTACAAACGGAGGTCAAAAAGAAAACGGCCAATTTACAAAATCTTGTCAATAGGGAGCTTTGGGAGAAGAATCGTGAAGTGGAGCGTCTTACACAATTGGTGGCAGCTGCGACTCAACAGCCAGTTCCTGCTGCTGGAGTTGATACAGTCCAAGATTCGGGCTCCCCAGCTGAGACATCATTCACAGAAACGGAGTACAATAGAGCTTTGGAGCGCAACAAATTGTTGCAATTGAAAATCGATGTGCTTATCAAGCGTTTGGGTGAAAGTCAAGAGACTAGTGTACTGGTGGCCAAATTGCAGCATGAATTAAGTTCGGCCCGTGCCGATGCGGAGAGTGCCAACAAATGGCGACTGGAATGTGCCGATGTCTGTGGTGTTCTAACAAATCGTCTTGAAGAATTGGCTGGATTTTTGAATTCCCTGCTTAAGCACAAGGACGTCTTGGGTGTCTTGGCTGCTGATCGTCGTCATGCCATACGCAAGGCTGTAGATCGTAGCCTGGATTTGTCCAAGAGCCTGAATATGACTCTATCCATTACTGGTGTTTCGCTTGCCGATCAAAGTCTTAGCCAATTGTGCAATCTATCGGAGTTTCTGGATACCGAGGGTGCTAATGTTAGCAATCGTACATTTAACTCACACGAGGAGATTCATGCGGCCAGTTCAAATCCCAACACCATTGAAAATCTAAAGGCCGAGAATAAGGCTCTTAAACGGGAGCTGGAGAAAGAGAAACGTCGCAGCACAAACGATGGAGGGGTGCGTAAGGAGCGACGATCTCTGCCCCTGCCGCCGCAAATATCAATCGACAATCAAAGTGAATCGGAGGCATGGTCGGAACCAGATCGTAAAGTTTCACTGGCTCGCATTGGTCTCGAGGAGCACTCTGCCAGAGAGCCGCAACAGAAACAAATAAGCGAATCCGAAAGTGATGCCCCCAGTTGTTCGGCCCGTCAGGAACGCAATAAGGCGTATGGCGAACGTATTGCCCAGTTGGAGGAGCAGATTGCCCAAAGAGATGAACGTATTTTGAGCATCCAATGTCAACTGGTTGAATTAGACAATCTATATAAGCAAGAACAGCTGCGTTGCATGGACCTCTCACAACAGCTGGAGCAGTTACGTACGATTAATGAAGGCTTGACTGGAGATTTGCGAGCCATTGGTGACCAAGAGGATCAGGCCATGATTGAACTGCAACGTCTTGTTGACCTCAAGACCCAGCAAATTGATCAGCTTAAATTGGCACAGAGCACTCTTACAGCCGACGCCCAGGTCACTGAAATGGAATTACAAGCCGTTCAACAGCAAATTGCTgaaatgcaacagcaacacgCACAAGCTGCCCATGAGGCTCAAGATCAGTTGTCACAATGCCAAATGGAGGCTAAGCAAAAACTCGAACAGGTGCGACGACAACATCAAGAGGCTCTGGAACGTGATTGGGTGGCAATGGCCATCTATCAGGAGCAAGCACAACAACTACTGGAACTACAACGTTCTCTCGAATATCACCAAGAGAATGAGAAAGAATTGAAACAAACTCTGGTCGAGAATGAACTGGCCAGTCGTTCCCTTAAGAAGCAATTGGATGAAAGCACACTGCAAGCTTCCAAGGCAGTTATGGAGCGAACCAAAGCCTACAATGACAAAATGCAATTGGAAAAGCATTTGGACGAGTTGAAAACACAATTAAAGACTCTTAAAGAGAGCCaagaacagcaacagcagcagcagcaactacagAAGAAAGGTCGTTCTCAGAGCAGCGATGTATCACAATCGGGTTACACATCCGAAGAGGTTCCCTTATCCTTGGCGCCCTCAGTGTCTGCTGTGGTGGCCCAGCGTCTGAATAACTCTTCACCCGATTTGGGAATAGAAAGTGATGCAGGACGTGTTTCCAGCGCTGAACTATCAACCACCCAGCGAGCTTTATTAAAAACTGTAGAGTTTAAACTTGAACAACAGGCCACTCAAACGACTAAAGATG AGCAACTATCACCGGAAAGCAAGAAGGCAATTGCAACAGATGCCGCACCAACTCAAACTGCTCATGACTGTGCCAAGGTAGATCAAGAAAATGCCGAATTGAGGCGCAAATTAACACGCACCAAGCGCGCATTTGAAGACACCTATGAAAAATTACGACTGGCTAACAAAGCAAAAGCACAAGTTGAAAAAGacattaaaaatcaaatactAAAAACCCACAATGTACTCCGTAATGTTCGCTCAAATATGGAGAATGAgatgatttga
- the LOC6637943 gene encoding centrosomin isoform X3: MDESKQPLREYCGGNDVNATCASSLKEITLIETVTNFLEENGAAEIERKVLRKLAEALSKSIDGTCPSVIQDVTMENSYASFDVNRPPGGNQSPMILQGRSVRELEEQISALRKENFNLKLRIYFLEEGQPGGKANSPGGDNLSKQLIDSKVEIELLRKTVADKTELLKDAARAISRHEEIQKKSDMESQALIEQLQQHIRDHQQSSDTSASPMTCRRFKRMETEVQKMEAQLLEADKNYTESKQKIEQMEKTLQERQESLETCEAKIEELAVKNAKLLEQIDQTSESSNQANNNRELGAELADKICELQDAQEKLQERERIHEQACRTIQKLMQKLSSQEKEILKLQSVTKNDDKSSPDVGPTSLRRSLSDTETCSLDISHSLKERLENKIAKHEETIAKLQTEVKKKTANLQNLVNRELWEKNREVERLTQLVAAATQQPVPAAGVDTVQDSGSPAETSFTETEYNRALERNKLLQLKIDVLIKRLGESQETSVLVAKLQHELSSARADAESANKWRLECADVCGVLTNRLEELAGFLNSLLKHKDVLGVLAADRRHAIRKAVDRSLDLSKSLNMTLSITGVSLADQSLSQLCNLSEFLDTEGANVSNRTFNSHEEIHAASSNPNTIENLKAENKALKRELEKEKRRSTNDGGVRKERRSLPLPPQISIDNQSESEAWSEPDRKVSLARIGLEEHSAREPQQKQISESESDAPSCSARQERNKAYGERIAQLEEQIAQRDERILSIQCQLVELDNLYKQEQLRCMDLSQQLEQLRTINEGLTGDLRAIGDQEDQAMIELQRLVDLKTQQIDQLKLAQSTLTADAQVTEMELQAVQQQIAEMQQQHAQAAHEAQDQLSQCQMEAKQKLEQVRRQHQEALERDWVAMAIYQEQAQQLLELQRSLEYHQENEKELKQTLVENELASRSLKKQLDESTLQASKAVMERTKAYNDKMQLEKHLDELKTQLKTLKESQEQQQQQQQLQKKGRSQSSDVSQSGYTSEEVPLSLAPSVSAVVAQRLNNSSPDLGIESDAGRVSSAELSTTQRALLKTVEFKLEQQATQTTKDEQLSPESKKAIATDAAPTQTAHDCAKLIIETDIEIIV; encoded by the exons ATGGATGAATCTAAGCAACCACTTAGAGAATATTGTGGTGGCAACGATGTCAATGCCACCTGTGCCTCGTCCTTGAAGGAAATAACGCTAATTGAGACAGTTACCAATTTTCTGGAGGAGAACGGGGCTGCCGAAATAGAACGCAAGGTTTTGAGGAAACTAGCCGAAGCCTTATCTAAGAGCATTGACGG cACATGTCCCAGTGTTATTCAAGATGTGACCATGGAAAATTCAT ATGCCAGCTTCGATGTGAATCGACCACCAGGCGGCAATCAATCGCCCATGATCCTTCAGGGGCGCTCTGTGCGTGAGCTTGAGGAACAGATATCTGCTTTACGCAAGGAGAATTTCAATCTAAAGTTACGTATTTACTTTTTGGAAGAGGGTCAGCCGGGCGGCAAAGCGAATAGCCCAGGCGGGGATAATCTGTCAAAACAGTTGATAGACTCAAAAGTTGAGATTGAATTGCTCCGCAAGACTGTGGCGGATAAGACAGAATTGCTGAAAGATGCAGCCAGAGCTATATCGCGTCATGAGGAGATACAAAAGAAATCTGATATGGAGAGTCAGGCTTTGATTGAGCAACTGCAGCAACACATACGCGACCACCAACAATCATCGGACACCAGTGCATCCCCAATGACCTGTCGGAGATTTAAACGCATGGAGACGGAG GTACAAAAAATGGAGGCACAATTGTTGGAAGCTGACAAAAACTATACCGAGTCCAAGCAGAAAATCGAGCAAATGGAAAAGACATTGCAGGAGCGTCAGGAGTCGCTGGAAACGTGTGAAGCGAAGATTGAAGAATTGGCCGTAAAGAATGCCAAACTTCTAGAGCAAATCGACCAGACTTCCGAATCCAGCAATCAGGCAAAT AACAATCGTGAACTTGGCGCCGAGTTGGCCGACAAAATCTGTGAACTTCAAGATGCTCAAGAGAAATTGCAAGAACGTGAACGTATCCATGAGCAGGCCTGTCGCACCATACAGAAGCTAATGCAAAAGTTGAGTAGCCAGGAGAAGGAAATCCTTAAATTGCAGTCCGTTACAAAGAAT GACGACAAATCATCACCAGATGTGGGACCAACTTCATTGCGCAGATCTCTGAGCGATACTGAGACCTGTTCCTTGGACATCTCGCATAGTCTTAAAGAGCgtttggaaaataaaattgccAAACATGAGGAAACTATTGCAAAACTACAAACGGAGGTCAAAAAGAAAACGGCCAATTTACAAAATCTTGTCAATAGGGAGCTTTGGGAGAAGAATCGTGAAGTGGAGCGTCTTACACAATTGGTGGCAGCTGCGACTCAACAGCCAGTTCCTGCTGCTGGAGTTGATACAGTCCAAGATTCGGGCTCCCCAGCTGAGACATCATTCACAGAAACGGAGTACAATAGAGCTTTGGAGCGCAACAAATTGTTGCAATTGAAAATCGATGTGCTTATCAAGCGTTTGGGTGAAAGTCAAGAGACTAGTGTACTGGTGGCCAAATTGCAGCATGAATTAAGTTCGGCCCGTGCCGATGCGGAGAGTGCCAACAAATGGCGACTGGAATGTGCCGATGTCTGTGGTGTTCTAACAAATCGTCTTGAAGAATTGGCTGGATTTTTGAATTCCCTGCTTAAGCACAAGGACGTCTTGGGTGTCTTGGCTGCTGATCGTCGTCATGCCATACGCAAGGCTGTAGATCGTAGCCTGGATTTGTCCAAGAGCCTGAATATGACTCTATCCATTACTGGTGTTTCGCTTGCCGATCAAAGTCTTAGCCAATTGTGCAATCTATCGGAGTTTCTGGATACCGAGGGTGCTAATGTTAGCAATCGTACATTTAACTCACACGAGGAGATTCATGCGGCCAGTTCAAATCCCAACACCATTGAAAATCTAAAGGCCGAGAATAAGGCTCTTAAACGGGAGCTGGAGAAAGAGAAACGTCGCAGCACAAACGATGGAGGGGTGCGTAAGGAGCGACGATCTCTGCCCCTGCCGCCGCAAATATCAATCGACAATCAAAGTGAATCGGAGGCATGGTCGGAACCAGATCGTAAAGTTTCACTGGCTCGCATTGGTCTCGAGGAGCACTCTGCCAGAGAGCCGCAACAGAAACAAATAAGCGAATCCGAAAGTGATGCCCCCAGTTGTTCGGCCCGTCAGGAACGCAATAAGGCGTATGGCGAACGTATTGCCCAGTTGGAGGAGCAGATTGCCCAAAGAGATGAACGTATTTTGAGCATCCAATGTCAACTGGTTGAATTAGACAATCTATATAAGCAAGAACAGCTGCGTTGCATGGACCTCTCACAACAGCTGGAGCAGTTACGTACGATTAATGAAGGCTTGACTGGAGATTTGCGAGCCATTGGTGACCAAGAGGATCAGGCCATGATTGAACTGCAACGTCTTGTTGACCTCAAGACCCAGCAAATTGATCAGCTTAAATTGGCACAGAGCACTCTTACAGCCGACGCCCAGGTCACTGAAATGGAATTACAAGCCGTTCAACAGCAAATTGCTgaaatgcaacagcaacacgCACAAGCTGCCCATGAGGCTCAAGATCAGTTGTCACAATGCCAAATGGAGGCTAAGCAAAAACTCGAACAGGTGCGACGACAACATCAAGAGGCTCTGGAACGTGATTGGGTGGCAATGGCCATCTATCAGGAGCAAGCACAACAACTACTGGAACTACAACGTTCTCTCGAATATCACCAAGAGAATGAGAAAGAATTGAAACAAACTCTGGTCGAGAATGAACTGGCCAGTCGTTCCCTTAAGAAGCAATTGGATGAAAGCACACTGCAAGCTTCCAAGGCAGTTATGGAGCGAACCAAAGCCTACAATGACAAAATGCAATTGGAAAAGCATTTGGACGAGTTGAAAACACAATTAAAGACTCTTAAAGAGAGCCaagaacagcaacagcagcagcagcaactacagAAGAAAGGTCGTTCTCAGAGCAGCGATGTATCACAATCGGGTTACACATCCGAAGAGGTTCCCTTATCCTTGGCGCCCTCAGTGTCTGCTGTGGTGGCCCAGCGTCTGAATAACTCTTCACCCGATTTGGGAATAGAAAGTGATGCAGGACGTGTTTCCAGCGCTGAACTATCAACCACCCAGCGAGCTTTATTAAAAACTGTAGAGTTTAAACTTGAACAACAGGCCACTCAAACGACTAAAGATG AGCAACTATCACCGGAAAGCAAGAAGGCAATTGCAACAGATGCCGCACCAACTCAAACTGCTCATGACTGTGCCAAG TTAATCATCGAAACGGATATTGAAATAATTGTTTAA
- the LOC6637943 gene encoding centrosomin isoform X1: MDESKQPLREYCGGNDVNATCASSLKEITLIETVTNFLEENGAAEIERKVLRKLAEALSKSIDGTCPSVIQDVTMENSYASFDVNRPPGGNQSPMILQGRSVRELEEQISALRKENFNLKLRIYFLEEGQPGGKANSPGGDNLSKQLIDSKVEIELLRKTVADKTELLKDAARAISRHEEIQKKSDMESQALIEQLQQHIRDHQQSSDTSASPMTCRRFKRMETEVQKMEAQLLEADKNYTESKQKIEQMEKTLQERQESLETCEAKIEELAVKNAKLLEQIDQTSESSNQANNNRELGAELADKICELQDAQEKLQERERIHEQACRTIQKLMQKLSSQEKEILKLQSVTKNDDKSSPDVGPTSLRRSLSDTETCSLDISHSLKERLENKIAKHEETIAKLQTEVKKKTANLQNLVNRELWEKNREVERLTQLVAAATQQPVPAAGVDTVQDSGSPAETSFTETEYNRALERNKLLQLKIDVLIKRLGESQETSVLVAKLQHELSSARADAESANKWRLECADVCGVLTNRLEELAGFLNSLLKHKDVLGVLAADRRHAIRKAVDRSLDLSKSLNMTLSITGVSLADQSLSQLCNLSEFLDTEGANVSNRTFNSHEEIHAASSNPNTIENLKAENKALKRELEKEKRRSTNDGGVRKERRSLPLPPQISIDNQSESEAWSEPDRKVSLARIGLEEHSAREPQQKQISESESDAPSCSARQERNKAYGERIAQLEEQIAQRDERILSIQCQLVELDNLYKQEQLRCMDLSQQLEQLRTINEGLTGDLRAIGDQEDQAMIELQRLVDLKTQQIDQLKLAQSTLTADAQVTEMELQAVQQQIAEMQQQHAQAAHEAQDQLSQCQMEAKQKLEQVRRQHQEALERDWVAMAIYQEQAQQLLELQRSLEYHQENEKELKQTLVENELASRSLKKQLDESTLQASKAVMERTKAYNDKMQLEKHLDELKTQLKTLKESQEQQQQQQQLQKKGRSQSSDVSQSGYTSEEVPLSLAPSVSAVVAQRLNNSSPDLGIESDAGRVSSAELSTTQRALLKTVEFKLEQQATQTTKDEQLSPESKKAIATDAAPTQTAHDCAKVDQENAELRRKLTRTKRAFEDTYEKLRLANKAKAQVEKDIKNQILKTHNVLRNVRSNMENEMI; encoded by the exons ATGGATGAATCTAAGCAACCACTTAGAGAATATTGTGGTGGCAACGATGTCAATGCCACCTGTGCCTCGTCCTTGAAGGAAATAACGCTAATTGAGACAGTTACCAATTTTCTGGAGGAGAACGGGGCTGCCGAAATAGAACGCAAGGTTTTGAGGAAACTAGCCGAAGCCTTATCTAAGAGCATTGACGG cACATGTCCCAGTGTTATTCAAGATGTGACCATGGAAAATTCAT ATGCCAGCTTCGATGTGAATCGACCACCAGGCGGCAATCAATCGCCCATGATCCTTCAGGGGCGCTCTGTGCGTGAGCTTGAGGAACAGATATCTGCTTTACGCAAGGAGAATTTCAATCTAAAGTTACGTATTTACTTTTTGGAAGAGGGTCAGCCGGGCGGCAAAGCGAATAGCCCAGGCGGGGATAATCTGTCAAAACAGTTGATAGACTCAAAAGTTGAGATTGAATTGCTCCGCAAGACTGTGGCGGATAAGACAGAATTGCTGAAAGATGCAGCCAGAGCTATATCGCGTCATGAGGAGATACAAAAGAAATCTGATATGGAGAGTCAGGCTTTGATTGAGCAACTGCAGCAACACATACGCGACCACCAACAATCATCGGACACCAGTGCATCCCCAATGACCTGTCGGAGATTTAAACGCATGGAGACGGAG GTACAAAAAATGGAGGCACAATTGTTGGAAGCTGACAAAAACTATACCGAGTCCAAGCAGAAAATCGAGCAAATGGAAAAGACATTGCAGGAGCGTCAGGAGTCGCTGGAAACGTGTGAAGCGAAGATTGAAGAATTGGCCGTAAAGAATGCCAAACTTCTAGAGCAAATCGACCAGACTTCCGAATCCAGCAATCAGGCAAAT AACAATCGTGAACTTGGCGCCGAGTTGGCCGACAAAATCTGTGAACTTCAAGATGCTCAAGAGAAATTGCAAGAACGTGAACGTATCCATGAGCAGGCCTGTCGCACCATACAGAAGCTAATGCAAAAGTTGAGTAGCCAGGAGAAGGAAATCCTTAAATTGCAGTCCGTTACAAAGAAT GACGACAAATCATCACCAGATGTGGGACCAACTTCATTGCGCAGATCTCTGAGCGATACTGAGACCTGTTCCTTGGACATCTCGCATAGTCTTAAAGAGCgtttggaaaataaaattgccAAACATGAGGAAACTATTGCAAAACTACAAACGGAGGTCAAAAAGAAAACGGCCAATTTACAAAATCTTGTCAATAGGGAGCTTTGGGAGAAGAATCGTGAAGTGGAGCGTCTTACACAATTGGTGGCAGCTGCGACTCAACAGCCAGTTCCTGCTGCTGGAGTTGATACAGTCCAAGATTCGGGCTCCCCAGCTGAGACATCATTCACAGAAACGGAGTACAATAGAGCTTTGGAGCGCAACAAATTGTTGCAATTGAAAATCGATGTGCTTATCAAGCGTTTGGGTGAAAGTCAAGAGACTAGTGTACTGGTGGCCAAATTGCAGCATGAATTAAGTTCGGCCCGTGCCGATGCGGAGAGTGCCAACAAATGGCGACTGGAATGTGCCGATGTCTGTGGTGTTCTAACAAATCGTCTTGAAGAATTGGCTGGATTTTTGAATTCCCTGCTTAAGCACAAGGACGTCTTGGGTGTCTTGGCTGCTGATCGTCGTCATGCCATACGCAAGGCTGTAGATCGTAGCCTGGATTTGTCCAAGAGCCTGAATATGACTCTATCCATTACTGGTGTTTCGCTTGCCGATCAAAGTCTTAGCCAATTGTGCAATCTATCGGAGTTTCTGGATACCGAGGGTGCTAATGTTAGCAATCGTACATTTAACTCACACGAGGAGATTCATGCGGCCAGTTCAAATCCCAACACCATTGAAAATCTAAAGGCCGAGAATAAGGCTCTTAAACGGGAGCTGGAGAAAGAGAAACGTCGCAGCACAAACGATGGAGGGGTGCGTAAGGAGCGACGATCTCTGCCCCTGCCGCCGCAAATATCAATCGACAATCAAAGTGAATCGGAGGCATGGTCGGAACCAGATCGTAAAGTTTCACTGGCTCGCATTGGTCTCGAGGAGCACTCTGCCAGAGAGCCGCAACAGAAACAAATAAGCGAATCCGAAAGTGATGCCCCCAGTTGTTCGGCCCGTCAGGAACGCAATAAGGCGTATGGCGAACGTATTGCCCAGTTGGAGGAGCAGATTGCCCAAAGAGATGAACGTATTTTGAGCATCCAATGTCAACTGGTTGAATTAGACAATCTATATAAGCAAGAACAGCTGCGTTGCATGGACCTCTCACAACAGCTGGAGCAGTTACGTACGATTAATGAAGGCTTGACTGGAGATTTGCGAGCCATTGGTGACCAAGAGGATCAGGCCATGATTGAACTGCAACGTCTTGTTGACCTCAAGACCCAGCAAATTGATCAGCTTAAATTGGCACAGAGCACTCTTACAGCCGACGCCCAGGTCACTGAAATGGAATTACAAGCCGTTCAACAGCAAATTGCTgaaatgcaacagcaacacgCACAAGCTGCCCATGAGGCTCAAGATCAGTTGTCACAATGCCAAATGGAGGCTAAGCAAAAACTCGAACAGGTGCGACGACAACATCAAGAGGCTCTGGAACGTGATTGGGTGGCAATGGCCATCTATCAGGAGCAAGCACAACAACTACTGGAACTACAACGTTCTCTCGAATATCACCAAGAGAATGAGAAAGAATTGAAACAAACTCTGGTCGAGAATGAACTGGCCAGTCGTTCCCTTAAGAAGCAATTGGATGAAAGCACACTGCAAGCTTCCAAGGCAGTTATGGAGCGAACCAAAGCCTACAATGACAAAATGCAATTGGAAAAGCATTTGGACGAGTTGAAAACACAATTAAAGACTCTTAAAGAGAGCCaagaacagcaacagcagcagcagcaactacagAAGAAAGGTCGTTCTCAGAGCAGCGATGTATCACAATCGGGTTACACATCCGAAGAGGTTCCCTTATCCTTGGCGCCCTCAGTGTCTGCTGTGGTGGCCCAGCGTCTGAATAACTCTTCACCCGATTTGGGAATAGAAAGTGATGCAGGACGTGTTTCCAGCGCTGAACTATCAACCACCCAGCGAGCTTTATTAAAAACTGTAGAGTTTAAACTTGAACAACAGGCCACTCAAACGACTAAAGATG AGCAACTATCACCGGAAAGCAAGAAGGCAATTGCAACAGATGCCGCACCAACTCAAACTGCTCATGACTGTGCCAAGGTAGATCAAGAAAATGCCGAATTGAGGCGCAAATTAACACGCACCAAGCGCGCATTTGAAGACACCTATGAAAAATTACGACTGGCTAACAAAGCAAAAGCACAAGTTGAAAAAGacattaaaaatcaaatactAAAAACCCACAATGTACTCCGTAATGTTCGCTCAAATATGGAGAATGAgatgatttga